GGCCCGCTTCAAGCAGGTGACCGTCGGCCACACCGTGGTCATGGGCCGGCGGACCTGGGACTCGTTGCCGGCCAAGGTGCGCCCGCTGCCCGGCCGTAGAAACGTCGTGCTGTCCCGCCAAGCCGGCTTCGAGGCCGACGGAGCCGAGGTGGTCGACTCCCTGGACACCGCCCTGACCGACCCCGAGGCGTGGGTCATCGGCGGCGCCCAGATCTACCTGCTCGCGCTGCCGCGCGCCACCCGGTGCGAGGTCACCGAGATCGAGATCGACCTGGTGCTCGACGACGAGGACGCACTGGCCCCGATGCTTGACGAGGCATGGCTCGGCGAGACGGGGGAATGGCAGGTCAGCCGCTCTGGCCTGCGCTATCGCTTCCACAGCTATCGTCGGTCCTGAGCGCTCGTTTCGCCTGACCTGACATACTCGAATGCGTCGGTGGGGTCGACGTGATGGGATTTACGGCATTTCCAGGGAGGGGAAATTGGCAGTGATAACCGAGCCCGCAGCGGCGTTTACCCGCAAGTTCATGGGCTACGACTCGGCAGCGGTCGATGCCCACATCGAGATGCTGACCACGAAGCAGAATCTGCTGCTCAACGATGTCGAGAGCCTCAGAGCCCGGCTGAAGGAGTCCGGTGAGGAGGCGGCCGCGCTGCGCAAGGAGGTGGCCGTGCTCTCCGACACCTCACCCACGCCCCACGCGATGCAGCAACGGATGGCGAAGATGCTGGCACGTGCGGTCGACGAGATTTCGGAGATGCAAGCCGAGGCGCGGGCCGAGGCGGAGGCGCTGATCGGGGCGGCCGAGGCGGAAATCGAGGCCGAGCAGCGAAAGCACCGACAGGTGTTGGCGGACCTGGCCTCGCAGCAAAAGGCCATGGAAGCCGAGTATCGCGAAACCAAGGAAACGCTGGAGGCCGAACTGGCCAGCATGCGCGATGACGCCCAGCACGCGCGCGAGCAGCTCCTCGCCGAAGCCAAGGAGCGAGTCGACCGCGATCGCGAAGAGGCCCGGCGGGCGGTGGCCGCGGCGAGCGAGCGACGGGTCAAAGTCCTGGAACAACTGATGGGCGTGTACCGCGACCTGGAAACGGTTCCGGCCGCTCTCGAGTCGGCGTACCGCGAACGACAGCAACCGCCGGAACCCGGTGCCACGGTGCCGGTGGAGGAAAAAGTCAACGCGGGGTGAGCCTGCGCTAGCGGCGGCCCAAAGACCGGTATTCTCGGCGCGTGTCGACCAGGAGGCTGACCGCCGCGCAGGCTCGGCGGATAGCCGTTGCGGCTCAAGGGTTTAGCGAGTCGCGGCCCGGTGGCGAGATCACCCGGGCGCACCTTCGCCGGCTGATCTCGAGAATTCAAGTGCTGCAACTGGATTCGGTTTCCGTGGCGGTGCGTGCCCACTACGCGCCGGTATTCAGCCGGCTCGGCCCCTACGACCGCGACGTGCTGGATCGCGCCGCCTGGGGCCCGCGCTCGGCGCGGCTGCTGGCCGAGTACTGGGCACACGAGGCCGCGCTGATGTCCGTCGACGACTGGCCGCTGTTGCGCTGGCGAATGCGCCAGTACCGGCACGGCCGGTGGGGCACCCACGTCGTCAAGGCCAATCCGCAACTCGCCGACAAGATCGTCGCCGCCGTCAGCGAACTCGGACCCAGCACCGCCGGACAGATCGAGGCCCATCTCGAGGCCGAACCGCGCGGGCCCAAAGGAAGCTGGTGGGGCAGTCGCAGCGACACCAAATGGGTGGCCGAGGCGCTGTTCGCCTCCGGTGTGCTCACCACGGCCACCCGGGTGGGTTTCGCCCGTCACTACGACCTGGTGGAACGGGTGCTGCCGGCGAGCGTGCTGGCCCGCCAGGTCGACGACGCCGAAGCCATTCGCGAGCTCACCCTGCGGGCGGCCACCGCGCTGGGGGTGGGCACCGAGGCCGACCTTCGCGACTACTTTCGGCTGGCCGCGCAGCAGGTCAAACCGGCCGTCGCCGAGCTGGTGGCCGCCGGTGCGATCGAGCCGGTCAGCGTCGACGGCTGGTCCGCCCCCGCGTATCTGCGTGCCGGCCAGTCGGTGCCGCGGCTGGATCGCGGCACCGCGCTGCTGTGCCCGTTCGACCCGCTGATCTTCTTCCGGCCGCGGGTGGAGCGGCTGTTCGGCTTCCATTACCGCATCGAGATTTACACCCCGGCGGCCAAGCGCCAGTACGGCTATTACGTGTGGCCGCTGCTGGTGGACGGTGAGCTGATGGCGCGCGTCGACCTCAAGGCCGACCGCGCCGCCGACACGCTGCGGGTGGTGGGCGCGTTCGGGGAGCCCTCCCAAGCCGACCGAGTGCCGCGCTCCCGGGCGGCGGCCGCGCTGGCCGGCGAGCTGGGGTCGATGGCGTCATGGCTTGGCCTGGGCGCCTTTACCGTGTCGGGCCGCGGCGATTTGGCCGGGGAACTGCGCGCCGCCGCCAAGCGGGTCGGCTGATGGCGGCGCCGAAAGAGCTCAAAGCCATGCTGTGGAAGGCGGCCGAAAAGCTGCGTGGCTCCCTGTCGGCCGGCCAGTACAAGGACGTCGTGCTCGGGCTGGTGTTCTTGAAGCACGCGTCCGACTTGCAGTGGAACATCTTGGCGGACAATGCGACAGCCGGCAACATCGGTCAGCTCGTCGACGATGCGATGACCGCCGTGATGACGGCCAACCCGGCGCTTGCCGGGATGCTGCCGCGGCTGTACGAAGCCCTCGACCAACGCCGGCTCGGTGAGCTGGTGCGGCTGCTTGACGGCGCCCGGCTGCGGCTGCGCGACGACGGGCGTCCGCGCGACGTGATGGGGGAGGTCTACGAGTACTTCCTCGGCAATTTCGCTCGCGCGGAGGGTAAACGGGGTGGGGAGTTCTTCACACCGCCCAGCGTGGTGCGACTGATCGTGCAGGTGCTGGCGCCGGTGGGCGGGCGGGTGTACGACCCGTGCTGTGGCTCGGGCGGGATGTTCGTGCAGACCGAGAATTTCATCGCCGCCCACGACGGCGACCTCAAGGACTTCTGCGTCTACGGTCAGGAGAGCGTCGAGCAGACCTGGCGAATGGCGAAGCTGAACCTCGCGATTCACGGGATCGACAATGCGGGTCTGGCTCGGGGCGACACGTTTGCCGAGGACCTGCACGCCGGCGTCTGCATGGACTACGTGATGGCCAATCCGCCGTTCAACATCAAGGATTGGGCGCGCGACGAAGACGACCCGCGGTGGCGCTTCGGGATTCCACCCGCCGCGAACGCCAATTACGGCTGGATTCAGCACATCCTGGCCAAGCTGGCTCCGGGCGGTGTGGCCGGCGTGGTGATGGCGAACGGCTCGATGTCGTCGAACGCGCTCGGCGAGGGCGACATTCGCGCGCGGATCGTCGACGCGGATCTGGTCTCCTGCATGATCGCGCTGCCCGCGCAGCTGTTTCGCAGCACCGGAATCCCGGTGTGCCTGTGGTTCTTTGCCATGGACAAGGGTGACCGGTCCGGACAGGTGCTTTTCATCGACGCCCGCGGCCTCGGCTATCTCGTCGATCGCGCGGAACGCGCACTGACCGACGAGGAGGTTGTCCGTATCGGCGACACCTATCACGCGTGGAGCGCGTCATCGGTCACGAAAGACCTTGCTTACCAGGATATTCCGGGGTTCTGTAAATCGGCATCGCTGGACGAAATCGCCGCCGCGGGTTACCTGCTCACACCGGGCCGTTATGTCGGTGCTCCCGCAGCCGAGGATGACGCGGAGCCCGCCGAGGAGAAGATTGCGCGGCTGACCGAGGACTTGCTGGCGGCGTTGGATGAGTCCGCGCGCCTGGAGACGGTGGTGCGCCAGCAGGTGCGTCGATTGTGGTGACCGCGACGCTCGGGGAGTATCTCGACTTCAGCACTGGAGGTGGTTCGCCGGTGCGGGTGCCTGACGGGCGGTTTCCCGTCTACGGCGCCAACGGCACGATCGGTTACGCGGCGCGACCGAATGCCAGCGGCCCGCTGATCGTGCTCGGCCGCGTCGGATCGTATTGCGGCAGCGTGCGTTATTGCGATTCCGACGTGTGGGTCACCGACAACGCGTTGGTGTGCCGGGCCAAAGAGCCTGCGGAGACCAGATATTGGTATTACGCGCTGCAAACCTGCAGGCTGGGCGATCATCGCGCAGGGTCGGGGCAGCCGCTGCTCAATCAGGCGATTCTGCGTGACGTGTCGGTGTGCCCGGTCCCGGGACGCCAGCGACAGCGGATTGCCAAGCTACTCGGAGCTTTCGACGACAAGCTCGCCGCCAACGAGCGGGTGATCGCGGCCGCCGAGAACCTGATGGTCGCCCTTGTCGAACGGATCTCCGACTACGTGCCGCTGTCGACCTTGGCGCAACGGTCGACGGTGGTGCGCGGGCCGGAACAGTTCGGGGACATCGTCGCGCATTTCAGCCTTCCGGCGTTCGACGACGGCGCCACACCCGCGTGTGTTGACGGTGCATCCGTGCGAAGCGGCAAGTTCGTGCTGTCGCGACCGTGTGTGCTGTTCGCCAAGTTGAACCCGCGGATTCCGCGTATCTGGAATGTGGCGCAACTGCCCTCCGAAATGGCAGTGGCAAGTACGGAATTCGTCGTGCTCGAACCCACCGGTGTCGCCACGTCGGCGCTGTGGGCGGCGGTACGGCAACGCGACGTCTCGCAGGGCCTGCAGCAGCAGGTCGTCGGAACCTCGACCAGCCACCAGCGAATCGCGCCGCGCGACCTGATGGACGTTGCGGTGCGCGACGTTCGCCGGCTGACCGCCGATGCGGCCCAGACGATCACCAGTCTGGGTGGGCTGTGCCACACGCGGCGCGGCGAATCCCTGCGGCTGTCCGGCTTCCGCGACGCCATACTGCCCCTGCTGATGTCGGGCACGGTCCGGATCAAGCAAGACCCCCGCTAAGGTAGGCGCCGTGGCCGAGACCGCGCCGCTGCGCGTGCAACTGATCGCCAAGACGGAGTTCTTGGCGCCGCCGGACGTGGCGTGGACCACCGACGCCGACGGCGGGGCGGCGCTGGTCGAGTTCGCCGGCCGGGCCTGCTACCAGAGCTGGTCGAAACCCAATCCCAAGACCGCGACCAACGCGGGCTACATCAAACACATCATCGACGTCGGGCACTTTTCGGTGCTCGAGCACGCCAGCGTGTCGTTCTACATCACCGGCATCTCGCGCTCGTTGACCCACGAATTGATCCGGCATCGGCATTTCTCCTACTCGCAGCTCTCGCAGCGCTACGTGCCCGAGGCGGACTCGCAGATCGTCGTGCCGCCCGGTCTGGAGAACGACCCCGAACTACAACAGATCCTGGCCGCGGCCGCCGACGCCAGCCGCGCCGCCTATACCGAACTGCTGGCCAAGCTCGAAGCCAAGTTCGCCGACCAACCCAACGCGGCGCTGCGGCGCAAGCAAGCGCGGCAGGCCGCCCGCGCCGTGCTGCCGAACGCCACCGAAACCCGCATCGTCGTGACGGGGAATTACCGGGCCTGGCGGCACTTCATCGCGATGCGCGCCAGCGAGCACGCCGACGTGGAAATCCGGCGCCTGGCCATCGAATGTCTGCGCCAGCTCGTCGAGGTCGCACCGGCGGTGTTCGCCGATTTCGAGATCTCCACTCTTGCCGATGGGACCGAGGTCGCGACCAGTCCGTTGGCCACCGAAGCTTGAGGCGGCTCCCGGCGCCCAGTGTGCGTCGAGGGCGCCAGCACCACACACTCGCGGTCCTCAACGCACTCTCGCGCGCAGCTGCCGCCCCGCAGGCGCGGCGGCGAAATCCGATTGGCGCCGCCAGGTAATCTGGGAGCCGTGAGTTCCGTCGGATTCGATGCCCCCGCGCGTCTGGGAACCTTGCTGACCGCAATGGTGACGCCGTTTGGCGCCGACGGCTCGCTCGACACCGCTGCGACGGCGCGGGTGGCAAATCACCTGGTCGACGCCGGTTGCGACGGCCTGGTCGTCTCGGGGACCACCGGCGAGTCGCCGACCACCACCGACGACGAGAAGCTCGAGCTGCTGCGCGTCGTGCTGGAAGCGGTGGGCGACCGCGCTCGCGTGATCGCCGGCGCAGGCACCTACGACACCGCGCACAGCATCAAGCTGGCCAAGGCCAGCGCGGCCGAGGGCGCACACGGTCTGCTCGTGGTCACGCCGTACTACTCGCGGCCACCGCAAAGCGGGCTGCTCGCGCATTTCACCGCCGTCGCCGACGCGACCGAGCTGCCGGTGCTGCTCTACGACATCCCGCCGCGGTCGGTGGTGCCGATCGAGCCCGACACCATCCGCGCGCTGGCGGCGCACCCGAACATCGTCGGTATCAAGGACGCCAAGGCCGACCTGCACAGTGGCGGTCAGATCATCGCGGAAACCGGATTGGCCTACTACTCCGGGGACGACGCGCTCAATCTGCCCTGGCTGGCGATGGGCGCCACCGGCTTCATCAGTGTGATTTCGCACCTCGCGCCAAGTCAACTCCGAGAGCTGTTGTCCGCCTTTGGTTCTGGGGACATCGCCACGGCCCGCAAAATCAACGTCGCGGTGGCGCCGCTGTGCAACGCGATGGGCCGCCTGGGTGGGGTGACGCTGTCCAAGGCAGGTCTGCGCCTGCAGGGTATCGACGTCGGTGATCCCCGGCTGCCGCAGGTGCCGGCGACGCCCGAGCAGATCGACGCGTTGGCCGCCGACATGCGCGCGGCCTCGGTACTCAGGTGATCGACAGGTGAACGACGCTCTGCGCCCACCCGGTCCGTTGACCGCAGGTGGGTTGCGGGTGACTGCGCTGGGTGGGATCAGCGAAATCGGCCGCAACATGACGGTTTTCGAGCATCTGGGCCGGCTGCTGATCATCGACTGCGGGGTGATGTTTCCCACCCACGACGAGCCCGGCGTCGACCTGATCCTGCCGGATCTGCGTCACATCGAAGACCGGCTCGACGACATCGAGGCGCTGGTGCTCACGCATGCGCACGAGGACCACATCGGCGCGATCCCGTTCCTGCTCAGGCTGCGGCCCGACATCCCGGTCGTCGGCTCCAAGTTCACCCTGGCGATGGTCGCCGCCAAGTGTCGCGAGCACCGCATCAAGCCGGTTTTCGTCGAGGTCAAAGAGGGGCAGAGCAGCCGGCACGGCGTGTTCGAGTGCGAATACTTCGCCGTGAACCACTCGATCCCGGACGCGCTGGCCATTGCCGTTTACACCGGCGCGGGAACGGTTTTGCACACCGGCGACATCAAGCTCGACCAAACCCCGCTGGACGGCCGGCCCACCGACCTGCCCGGCATGTCACGGCTCGGCGACGCCGGTGTGGACCTGTTTCTGTGCGACTCCACCAACTCCGAGCATCCTGGCGTCGGGCCGTCCGAAAGCGAGGTAGGCCCGACCCTGCACCGGCTGATCCGCGGCGCCGACGGTCGAGTGATCGTGGCGTGCTTCGCCTCCAACGTCGACCGAGTGCAGCAAATCATCGATGCCGCAGTCGCTTTGGGTCGGCGAGTGTCGTTCGTCGGGCGATCCATGGTCCGTAACATGAGCATCGCCCGGGACTTGGGCTTCCTGCGGGTCGCCGATTCCGACCTGATCGACATCGGGGCCGCCGAGCTGATGCCGCCCGAGCGGGTGGTACTGGTCACCACCGGCACCCAAGGCGAACCGATGGCCGCGTTGTCGCGGATGTCGCGTGGCGAGCATCGCAGTATCACGCTGACCGCGGGGGACCTCGTCGTGCTGTCGTCGTCGTTGATCCCGGGTAACGAGGAGGCGGTCTACGGGGTGATCGATGCGCTGTCCAAGATCGGCGCCCGAGTCGTCACCAATGCCCAAGCCCGGGTGCATGTTTCGGGCCACGCCTACTCCGGGGAACTGCTCTTCCTGTACAACGGGGTGCGGCCCCGCCATGTGATGCCCGTGCACGGCACCTGGCGCATGCTGCGCGCCAACGCCAAGCTGGCCGCCACCACCGGGGTGCCGGAAGAGTCAATCCTGCTGGCCGAGAACGGTGTCAGCGTCGACCTGGTCGGGGGCAGGGCGTCGATCGCGGGAGCGGTGCCGGTCGGCAAGATGTTCGTCGACGGGCTGATCACCGGCGATGTCGGCGACATCACCCTGGGCGAGCGGCTCATTTTGTCCGAGGGATTCGTCGCGGTGACCGTGGTGCTGAACCGTGGAACCGGGCGTGCGGCCGTGACGCCGCACCTGTATTCGCGGGGATTCTCCGAGGATCCCAAGGCGCTCGAGCCCGCCGTGCGCAAGGTGGAGGAGGAGCTGGAAGCGCTGGTCGCGTCGGGGGTGACCGACCCGATCCGGATCGCCCAGGGCGTGCGCCGCACCGTCGGCAAATGGGTGGGCGAAACCTATCGCCGGCATCCGATGATCGTGCCGACGGTCATCGAAATCTAGATCTTCTCCGCGAAAGCCGACCATTCCAGCTGCGAGGCCTTGAGTTTGCGGCCGGTCGGCTCGACGTAGCGCGCAATCAGTTCGTCCGGTCCGGCCTGCTCGACCAGTCGCCATCCGTACTCGGCGATGAACCCGGCAACCTCGTCGGGCTCCAAGCCGAAATGCCAAAGTTGTTGGCGCCGACGGACCTTGCGATACAGGGTGCGGGTGCCGTATCGATTCGTCCCATCGATGAAGTCCCGCCGCACATAGGTGAACACCAGCCGGCTGCCCGCGGCAGCCGCGCGCAGTCCGTCCAGCGTTCGCCGCACGCCGCCCTCGGTGAGGTACTGGGTCACGCCTTCGCAGACGAAGAACGCCCGGTAGTCGGTGTGATAGCCGTGCTCGGCCAACGCGGTGAGCAGGTCATCACGCTCGAAATCCAGTGCCACCAACCGAACCGACAGCGGGGGACCGCCCAGCACCCGCTGTAGCGTCTTGGCCTTCCTGGCGATGTTGACCGGCAGATCCACCTCGAAGACCGGGATACGGACCCGCCGGTTCAGCAGGTAGGCACGGGTGTCCAGTCCGGCGCCCAGGACGACCACCGCATTGATGTCACCGATCGACTCGGTGATCTTGTCGGCGATGAAACGCTTGCGGCAGGCCAAGTTTGCCCATAGGCCGGGGCCGGTCCACTCCGATCCCCGAATCATCAGGCGGCGGATCGGCGTCGCTCGGGTCGCGGCGACCAGCCAGCGCAGCGGGGCCGGCAAGAACAGGTCCGCGAGGTCATCGTCGACCAGCCGCCGCCCGGCTGGTTCGTTCTGCTCGACGGCGGCCAGCACCATCGGACCAAAAGCGGTCTGTGCTGCGGGGTTTCGGGCCATGGCTGCTACTTGTTCAAGAAGCCCGCGTCGACCGGCAACGTCACACCGGTGATGTATTTAGCCTGATCGGACACCAGCCAGGCCACCGCGTTCGCGATGTCTTCGGGCTGCAGCACCTCGACCGGCATCGCATTGCCCATGGTTCCCGGCGTGTCGGTCGCGGCGGCCATCTGGGCCAGCCATCCGCGGGTGAACTCGTTGTTGATCATCGGTGTTTCGACGCCCGTCGGGTGGATCGAGTTGACCCGAATCATCTCCCTTGCAAGCAGATTCGCATAGACACGCATCAGTCCGACCACTCCGTGCTTGGCGGCCGCGTAGCCGACGGAGCCCGCGTCCGGGCTGCCGACGCCGGCCAGTCCCGCGGCCGAACTGATCAGTACGATCGACCCGCCGCTGCCCTGCTTGACCATGGTCGGTATCGCGGCCTTGATGGTGTTGTAGACGCCGGTGAGGTTGACGTCGATGACGTCGCGCCAACCGTCGTCACCGGACTGCATCGGCGCGATGCCGGCGTTGGCCACCACGATGTCGAGCCGGCCGAGCTCGTGGACGGCCGTGCGCACCGCGGCCGACAGCGCGGCGCGGTCGCGAACGTCAGCTTCCCTGGCCACGATGCGGGCTCCGGTGTCCTCGACGAGTTTGACGGTGGCCGCCAGGTCCTCGGCGGTGGCGAGTGCGTACGGCACGCTGGCGATCGGCGCGCAGATGTCGACGGCGATCACGTCGGCGCCGTCGCTGGCCAGCCGCACCGCATGCGCGCGGCCCTGACCGCGGGCCGCGCCGGTGATCAGCGCGACTTTCCCTTCCAGCGGGCGCTGGTCACTCACCGGCGCAGTTGGCCTTTGTCCGGGTCGCCCGCGGGAACCGGCTGCAGCATCTTGATGTCGGGTGCACCGGTCAGGTGCTCGCCGGCCGCCGTGAACAACTTGGCCACCGCGGGAGCCGAGCTGTGCGTCTTCAGCGCCTCTTCGTCGGCCCACTGCTCGACGAAGACGAAGGTCTCACCCGATTCGTGCACCGAATACAGCTGGCAGCCGGGCTCCTCGTGCACTTCTTCGGCCGCGGTCTTGAGGATGTCGCGGACGGTGTCGACGGACTCGGGTTTGACGGTCAAGGTGGCGACGACGACGACGGGCATGTGGGGCCTCCTGGCAGCTCACGGGGTGGTTGACGGGGTGACTTTCGTCACCCACGATCACACCAAGCCACCCTACTCAGGGGCCCGCGACGCGAATCATCCCGCGTCCACCCGAATGGTCGGAGCCGCGGCCACGACGGCGAATGGGGCGGATTCGGCCATCTCGGCATGGTAGAGCCGGCCGACCACCGAACTGTCACGCTTTTGTGACCCGTGTGGCAGATGGTGAATATGGGGCGACTGCGACTAGGCTGGACCCCATGGCTAGTAAGACCGCTGCCCGCTCCGGAGCCCGAACGAGCAGGTCAAAAGCCACTTCGCGCGCCGGCGGGTCCCGAAGTGCGCGACCGGCACCTGCCCGCAAGAAGGTGAGCAGACCGGCCAAGCGGCACAACCGGTCGCTGTTGGTTGCCACCGGGGTGACCTGCGGGCGCGCCATGCGCGCCACCTGGCTGTTGGCGGCACGGGGTACCGGCGGTGCGGCCCGGTCGATCGGGCGGGCCCGCGACATCGATCCGGGGCACCGCCGCGACGGAATCGCCCTGGTGCTGCTCGGCATTGCCGTGGTGGTCGCGGCCAGCTCCTGGTTCGACGCCGCGCGGCCGGTCGGCGCGTGGGTCGACGCGGTGTTGCGCACCTTCATCGGCGCCGGTGTCCTGGCGTTGCCGGCCGTCCTCGGCGTGCTGGCAGGGGTGCTGATGCGCACCCAGCCCAATCCGGAGGCGCGCCCGCGGCTGATCCTGGGCGCCAGCATGATCAGCTTCTCGTTGCTCGGTCTGCGCCACCTGTGGTCCGGTTCGCCGGAAGACCCCGAATTGCGCCGTCACGCAGCAGGATTCATCGGGTTTGCCATCGGCGGTCCGTTGTCGGAGGGGTTGACGCCCTGGATTGCCGCGCCACTGCTGTTCATCGGGGCACTGTTCGGACTGCTGTTGCTGACCGGCACCACGCTGCGCGAGCTGCCCGAGATGATGCGGGCCTTGTTCGGCACCCGGTTCGTCGACGAGGACTACGGATACGACTACGCGGACGAGCCCGGCCACGACGCCGATGCCCAACCGCGCGAAGACTTTTCCGACGGTTACTACGACGACGGCGCATTCGGCAGGGAACCACAGGCGTGGCCGTCGGCGGACGAGGCCCCCGTCGTTCTCGACGAACCGGTGCCGGACGAAACCCCCACCATTCCCGAATCCGCCCTGAAGACCGGAGAAGCGAAGACCCGGCGTCGCGCCGCCAAGAAGCAGGACACCCAGGTGCTGGACCGGGTCGTCGACGGCCCATACCACCTGCCGTCGATGGACCTGCTGGTGGCCGGCGACCCGCCGAAGAAACGCAGCGCGGCCAACACGCAGATGGCCGACGCCATCAGCGAGGTGCTGACCCAGTTCAAGGTCGACGCGGCCGTCACCGGCTGCACCCGCGGTCCCACGGTCACCCGCTACGAGGTGGAGCTGGGGCCGGGCGTCAAGGTCGAGAAAATCACCGCCCTGCAGAAGAACATCGCCTACGCGGTGGCCACCGAGAGCGTCCGGATGCTCGCCCCGATCCCCGGCAAATCCGCGGTCGGCATCGAGGTGCCCAACACCGACCGGGAAATGGTGCGGCTGGCCGACGTGCTCACCGACCCGTCAACCCGGCGCGATCACCATCCGCTGGTCATCGGGCTGGGCAAGGACATCGAAGGCGACTTCATCTCGGCCAACCTGGCCAAGATGCCGCACCTGCTGGTCGCCGGCTCCACCGGATCCGGTAAGTCCAGCTTCGTCAACTCCATGCTGATTTCGCTGCTGACCCGGGCCACCCCGGAAGAGGTCAGGATGATCCTGATCGACCCGAAGATGGTGGAACTGACGCCGTACGAAGGCATTCCGCACCTGATCACGCCGATCATCACCCAGCCGAAAAAGGCCGCGGCCGCGCTGGCCTGGCTGGTCGAGGAGATGGAGCAGCGCTACCAGGACATGCAGGCCTCTCGAGTGCGCCACATCGACGACTTCAATGCCAAGGTGCGCTCCGGCGAGATCACCGCGCCGCTGGGCAGCCAGCGCGTCTACCGGCCCTACCCGTACGTGGTCGCGATCGTCGACGAGCTGGCCGACCTGATGATGACCGCGCCGCGCGACGTCGAAGACGCCATCGTCCGGATCACCCAGAAGGCCCGCGCCGCCGGCATCCACCTGGTGCTGGCCACCCAGCGCCCGTCGGTGGACGTGGTCACCGGGCTGATCAAGACCAACGTGCCGTCGCGGCTCGCGTTCGCGACGTCGTCGTTGATCGACAGCCGGGTGATCCTGGATCAGGCGGGCGCGGAAAAGCTGATCGGCATGGGCGACGGCCTGTTCCTGCCGATGGGCACGAACAAACCCATCCGGCTGCAGGGCGCCTACATCACCGACGAGGAGATCCACGCCGTCGTCACCGCCTGCAAGGACCAGGCCGAACCCGAATACACCGAGGGCGTCACCGCCGCCAAGCCCACCGGCGAGCGCACCGACGTCGACCCCGACATCGGCGACGACATGGACGTCTTGCTGCAGGCGGTCGAGCTGGTGGTGTCCAGTCAGTTCGGTTCCACCTCGATGCTGCAGCGCAAACTGCGGGTCGGCTTCGCCAAAGCCGGCCGGCTGATGGACCTGATGGAGACCCGGGGCATCGTCGGGCCCAGCGAGGGATCCAAGGCGCGCGAGGTGCTGGTCAAGCCCGACGAGCTGGCCGGGACGCTGGCGCTGATCCGCGGCGGGGCCGGATCAGCCGACGCCGACGGATCCGACGACGACGGCGACTAAAGCAGCAGCAACATCCGCGTGTTGCCCAGGATGTTGGGCTTGACGTAGCTGAGGTCCAGGAACTCGGCGACACCGACGTCGTAGGAGCGGCACATCTCCTCGAACACCTCGGCGGTCACCGGCGTGCCCTCGATCTCGGTGAACCCGTGCTTGCCAAAGAACTCGGTCTCGAACGTCAACACGAAGATCCGCTCCAGCTGCAGTTCGCGTGCGACGTCGAGCAGCCGGGTGACGATCGCGTGGCCGATGCCGTGGCCGGTCGCCGCGGGGTGGACGGCGATGGTGCGGATTTCACCGAGATCTGCCCAGAACACGTGCAACGCGCCGCAGCCGACCACCCGG
The DNA window shown above is from Mycobacterium sp. Aquia_216 and carries:
- a CDS encoding ribonuclease J, which gives rise to MNDALRPPGPLTAGGLRVTALGGISEIGRNMTVFEHLGRLLIIDCGVMFPTHDEPGVDLILPDLRHIEDRLDDIEALVLTHAHEDHIGAIPFLLRLRPDIPVVGSKFTLAMVAAKCREHRIKPVFVEVKEGQSSRHGVFECEYFAVNHSIPDALAIAVYTGAGTVLHTGDIKLDQTPLDGRPTDLPGMSRLGDAGVDLFLCDSTNSEHPGVGPSESEVGPTLHRLIRGADGRVIVACFASNVDRVQQIIDAAVALGRRVSFVGRSMVRNMSIARDLGFLRVADSDLIDIGAAELMPPERVVLVTTGTQGEPMAALSRMSRGEHRSITLTAGDLVVLSSSLIPGNEEAVYGVIDALSKIGARVVTNAQARVHVSGHAYSGELLFLYNGVRPRHVMPVHGTWRMLRANAKLAATTGVPEESILLAENGVSVDLVGGRASIAGAVPVGKMFVDGLITGDVGDITLGERLILSEGFVAVTVVLNRGTGRAAVTPHLYSRGFSEDPKALEPAVRKVEEELEALVASGVTDPIRIAQGVRRTVGKWVGETYRRHPMIVPTVIEI
- a CDS encoding SAM-dependent methyltransferase; the encoded protein is MARNPAAQTAFGPMVLAAVEQNEPAGRRLVDDDLADLFLPAPLRWLVAATRATPIRRLMIRGSEWTGPGLWANLACRKRFIADKITESIGDINAVVVLGAGLDTRAYLLNRRVRIPVFEVDLPVNIARKAKTLQRVLGGPPLSVRLVALDFERDDLLTALAEHGYHTDYRAFFVCEGVTQYLTEGGVRRTLDGLRAAAAGSRLVFTYVRRDFIDGTNRYGTRTLYRKVRRRQQLWHFGLEPDEVAGFIAEYGWRLVEQAGPDELIARYVEPTGRKLKASQLEWSAFAEKI
- a CDS encoding putative quinol monooxygenase, which encodes MPVVVVATLTVKPESVDTVRDILKTAAEEVHEEPGCQLYSVHESGETFVFVEQWADEEALKTHSSAPAVAKLFTAAGEHLTGAPDIKMLQPVPAGDPDKGQLRR
- a CDS encoding mycofactocin-coupled SDR family oxidoreductase; this translates as MSDQRPLEGKVALITGAARGQGRAHAVRLASDGADVIAVDICAPIASVPYALATAEDLAATVKLVEDTGARIVAREADVRDRAALSAAVRTAVHELGRLDIVVANAGIAPMQSGDDGWRDVIDVNLTGVYNTIKAAIPTMVKQGSGGSIVLISSAAGLAGVGSPDAGSVGYAAAKHGVVGLMRVYANLLAREMIRVNSIHPTGVETPMINNEFTRGWLAQMAAATDTPGTMGNAMPVEVLQPEDIANAVAWLVSDQAKYITGVTLPVDAGFLNK
- the dapA gene encoding 4-hydroxy-tetrahydrodipicolinate synthase encodes the protein MSSVGFDAPARLGTLLTAMVTPFGADGSLDTAATARVANHLVDAGCDGLVVSGTTGESPTTTDDEKLELLRVVLEAVGDRARVIAGAGTYDTAHSIKLAKASAAEGAHGLLVVTPYYSRPPQSGLLAHFTAVADATELPVLLYDIPPRSVVPIEPDTIRALAAHPNIVGIKDAKADLHSGGQIIAETGLAYYSGDDALNLPWLAMGATGFISVISHLAPSQLRELLSAFGSGDIATARKINVAVAPLCNAMGRLGGVTLSKAGLRLQGIDVGDPRLPQVPATPEQIDALAADMRAASVLR